From Brienomyrus brachyistius isolate T26 chromosome 21, BBRACH_0.4, whole genome shotgun sequence, the proteins below share one genomic window:
- the LOC125716822 gene encoding lipoprotein lipase-like isoform X2 — MKVEGYCCILLIVLNIAVPPVKLLNEDESNFFGNVLEPLTDLFNQERQTEDSNHTEANPTHTKFSVRSPGSPHEDECYVEVGNAASLHKCRFNATSRTFLVIHGWTVSGMLASWVPKLVSALFEREADANVIVVDWLSRAHNHYFTSAQDTELVGQDVARLIDWIMEKTGASAENLHLIGYSLGAHVAGFAGSNTSRKIGRITGLDPAGPVFEGAHADQRLSPDDAHFVDVVHTFTRASLGLSIGIQRPVGHLDVYPNGGTSQPGCDLRRALEEMAQFSLADWPSAMSVAVQCEHERSVHLFIDSLLNGDTVGQAYRCGTSDMFDRGICLSCNKGRCSRVGYDARRVRHARDRRMFTRTRSSMPFRVYHYQLKIHFSCKQTCPELEPSLTVSVYGTKGDAENLQLLVLDKIMANRTHSFLLVTEEDLGDLLMMTFKLEETGGWSTSSLMKMVSSWWSGDDADSSRIMVRKIRVKAGETQKN; from the exons ATGAAAGTAGAGGGTTACTGTTGCATTTTATTGATCGTGTTAAATATTGCAGTGCCCCCTGTGAAACTTTTAAACGAAGACGAGTCCAACTTCTTTG GCAATGTCTTAGAGCCCTTGACGGACCTGTTCAACCAGGAGAGGCAAACCGAGGACAGTAACCACACAGAAGCTAACCCGACCCACACCAAGTTCTCCGTACGCAGCCCCGGGTCCCCCCACGAAGACGAGTGCTACGTAGAAGTCGGGAATGCAGCCTCATTGCACAAATGCAGGTTCAACGCCACCTCGAGAACCTTCCTGGTCATCCACGGATGGACG GTGAGCGGCATGCTGGCAAGCTGGGTCCCCAAGCTGGTGTCAGCTCTGTTCGAGAGAGAGGCAGACGCCAACGTCATCGTGGTGGACTGGCTCAGTAGGGCCCATAACCACTACTTCACCTCAGCCCAGGACACGGAGCTCGTGGGCCAAGATGTAGCCCGTCTTATTGACTGGATCATG GAGAAGACGGGTGCTTCAGCAGAGAACCTTCACCTCATTGGCTACAGCCTTGGGGCCCATGTCGCGGGGTTCGCTGGCAGCAATACCTCCAGGAAGATCGGCAGGATAACTG GTTTGGATCCAGCCGGTCCAGTCTTCGAGGGGGCCCATGCTGACCAGCGCCTCTCCCCCGATGACGCTCACTTCGTAGATGTGGTCCACACCTTTACACGTGCATCCTTGGGTCTCAGCATCGGCATCCAGAGGCCCGTGGGCCACCTGGATGTCTACCCCAATGGGGGGACCTCTCAGCCAGGTTGTGACCTGCGCAGAGCCCTGGAAGAGATGGCCCAGTTCAGCTTGGCGG ACTGGCCCTCAGCCATGAGCGTGGCGGTCCAGTGCGAGCACGAGCGCTCCGTGCACCTCTTCATTGATTCACTGCTGAACGGCGACACCGTGGGCCAGGCTTACCGCTGCGGCACCAGCGACATGTTTGACCGCGGCATCTGCCTCAGCTGCAACAAGGGCCGCTGCAGCCGCGTGGGCTACGACGCACGGAGGGTCCGCCACGCACGCGACCGCAGGATGTTCACCAGGACGCGCTCCTCTATGCCATTCCGAG TTTATCATTATCAGCTGAAGATTCACTTCTCCTGTAAGCAGACCTGCCCCGAGCTGGAGCCCTCACTCACGGTTTCTGTGTATGGGACCAAAGGGGATGCTGAGAATCTCCAGCTGCTCGT CTTGGACAAGATCATGGCCAATAGGACCCACTCATTCCTGCTGGTGACTGAGGAAGACCTGGGAGACCTGCTGATGATGACATTTAAGCTGGAGGAGACCGGTGGCTGGTCCACCTCCTCCCTGATGAAGATGGTATCCTCATGGTG